DNA from Palaemon carinicauda isolate YSFRI2023 chromosome 23, ASM3689809v2, whole genome shotgun sequence:
GTGAAAACCAACTGATTTTGTTCttataaaacaagaaaacaaaagtaGTTTATATTTCATTGGTAAACTCAAGCCTGTACTTATAACCAAAAAGGACTGATAAAAAACTAATAATGACAAGACACATGTGATAATGGTAGCCATTGACACAATTACTTTTGTGAATAACTCATGTCATATTTAGGAATACTTgtcaggtagtaggctggccaaggcgttgagatactaccactagagagttggtGGGTCCCTacctggtcagatagtactacattggatttctctCAAGTTATAGctaattttcattttgcctacacacaccgaatagtctggcctattctttacacattctcttctgtcttcatacagcAGACAACATtggataaccgaaaaattcttcttcacgcaaggggttaactactgcactgcaattgttcagtggctaatttccacttggtaagggtagaagagactctttagctatggtaagctgctcttctaggaggacactccaaaatcaaatcattgttctctagtcttgagtagtgccatagcctctaaacCAAGGTCttccagagttctcttgcttgagggtacactcaagcacactattctgtttccttatttcctttcctcacagggctattttccctgttggagccctctggccttttccaactagggttttagcttagctagtaatctcCCTATAACAAAGAGcatctgatattatatatatatatatatatatatatatatatatatatatatatatatatatatatatatatatatatatatatatatatatatatatttcctgtcacattCAGCAACATTGCCAAAGTATGACTACCCAGTCTTTACCCATccattgggtagggggagaggaggtagtcataccctggtgataggggggtACCCCAAAAGGTACACTCAAAAgcaacaatctcccataaatttccCAAAACTGCCATGGTgtaggggaggggtgggaagagttgaatctgtgcgcATGCatgtctacctaaatatttagccgtttttTGACGGtttgcatacactagtaataataacaatattatgccATTACTGGAACCAGCTTTGTTATAGTGAACAAAATTCAGTCGCCTGGACTTCCAAAACTTTCCAAAATACTCTTCGGGTAAACTTCACACAATTAATAGTTTAGGATGGAAATCAGGACTCAAACTACGAACTATTCATTAAATATGTACAGATTTAATAGGTCTCAGATTTGAATATACAAATGAATATCTATTGTATCTATAATCTTCAAATTTATATACCTACTCCTTAGCTAATGTTGGTATCATTCTATACCTTTTTTTAATACATCCAAAAGACAGATAACTATGAAATGAGTGAGATCATAAAAGCACTCTCTTTAGATACACATCTGAGACACAAAATCTAAATGGCATTACATTGTTGTAGGATTTGTGTTTTTGAAAATTTAactcaacagtaaaaaaaaatgcagGAAGAACGAGTAATGATGTTAACATTGACCAAATCACTAACTGAGGTCAAAGACTCCTAAATTTATTATGACTTTCTTCCCTTAATTGAATGAACAATCAGTTTGATAGAGCATTTGTAACATTACATCCAATATAATCCCCTTAACCTAAGTTGTTTTGGGTGCAGAAGCACTACTTGTGCCAGCTGCACTGCCTGCTGCGCCTGAGCTGCCTGCGTAAGGGAAAGCTCCAGCACCGGAAGCACCGCCAGCAGCACCAGTGTAAGGGAACGCCCCAGCTCCAGAAGCAGCACCGGAAGCACCGGAAGCACCGCTAGCAGCCCCAGCGTAAGGGAAAGCCCCAGCTCCAGATGCACCACCGGCAGCTCCAGCAAATGGAAAGGAGCCTGCTCCAGAGGCCCCTCCAGCAGCTCCAGCGAAGGGGAAAGCGCCAGCGCCTCCGGCTGCTCCAGCGTAGGGGAAAGCACCAGCACCTCCAGCGGCTCCAGCATAAGGGAAAGCCCCTGCTCCAGAAGCACCTCCAGCTGCTCCAGCATAAGGAAAAGCACCTCCAGCAGCTGCGCCCGATGAAGCAGTTTTTGGTACTGGTGGTTTCTTGGCAGCTACTAGAGCAGCCGCAGCTGCCGCAGGGGCGCCGGCCCCTGTCAGGAGGGAGGTGGCTTCGCTCATGAAGGGCGTCACTGCAACATTGCTCATGCAAGCGACCTTTAAACAGTGTATGAAGTCTGTTAACTTGTAATCGACAGGCTCAGGGCAAGAAGCAACTGCAGCTGCTACTGCTGCGCCAAGGTCTGAAGTGATGAAGGCCCCACTCAAGGAGTCAGACACAGCCGTTCGGTTCAGTGTTAGGAGGTCAGGATTCAACTGCAAGACAGGGGTATAGCCTTTATAATAACTTAGTTTGAGAAGTAAAGATAGTAATGTCAATGAATACTTATAAGATATTCAACTCACCGAGGTATCATAGATTTTGGGAATGGTTGTTTCCtctcgttatccctacattaaggggtcagttgtctGATCTCCCTCTCCCTTACCTTCTATGAAAGGtcttctcttccaccaaacatcttctctccatatcctccttcaccttatctcattatctaattttctgcctccctttcGATCTCCACCCCAAGCAGGTTCATCCCAAGCCCTccacactccctccccaccatacaTACTCAACGCGTGCCCACACCatatcagtcgtgacactcttatcacctctgtaatctattctatgcctgccattcttcctatttcatcattttccagtcttttaagcagtgatattcccataatgcaCCTCAGCTCATCTCTTTTCTCTTAAGCTTTgcatcctcttttcgtcttagagcccacgttcctgatccatacattaacactgatcttattacACATgctgtagatcttgacttttaccttgattggtatTTCATTATCATATACTACTACTGGTACCTCCATCCACTtctcccaggctgcttttatctttGCAAGAAATGTATCTTATTGAATAAGGTTACTAAAAAGATTAAATCTTTCTCAGATTTTCACTAAGAGTCTCTAGGAAGATGTAACTATCATCCAGTTTAGATATTATTgtgagaaaaaataaaactttacaatTTGATTGTTAATTATAATCTTTACACATCTTATAGACTTACAGCAATGTGCTTGGTACTTTATAATTCGTGATAACCTACAATCTTCAGTTACTATACCATTTGCATATGATCCTGAAGTTTTCTTTTAAAATACTCCATATCACTGTGCAATTTATATTTTGTActtttttaaagagaattttttcATTCAGTGTTTACGTTATTTACCTTAGCACAGTTGAACCCTGTTTTACATCATTAATATATAACGTCAAATATTTCTTTCACAAGATAAGAAATCTGTCCTGTACACGTCATACCTCAATCTCATCTTTAAAAAGTCTTAGTATAGCATATTCAATTTTTCCACTTTCTCAAGACAGTCATCTACTAATTTCCTTTTCCTAATGATATTCTTAACTAATCAATTCCCTCCCAGAGAAAGTATCCTATACAGAAGAGAGTCACAGTTTGGGGTACATGTACAGTTGGATGCATGAATCCTTGGTACACCTTGCACTGAGAAAGTACACCTCGTACCAGCTTATTGGGCAGCAAGTTCTTGTAATCAACCCGGCCACCGCCTCTGCCTTCTCTCCTTATACCAAATGTTTGGATACTCTCCGCGAAGTGAGGGTGTatcagggtgcacttcttcggagcgaagtgtgccagggactcttgtgtccaactgtaccccccgtggtacatttttactcttcagggggtaaATTGCATCTAAGAAAATAGTCAGTACTTCATATAATGTATTCTGAATTGAATAATAGAATTATCTCGCAATATCAACGTCATTGTTTATCTTTTCCATCCTCACTTTTAGGGGTACAGGGAGATCTATAAAAATGCCCAAAGGGTACAGTAAAACAAAAAAGTCAGGAATACTGTAAAACATGAAAAGGTTTTATACTCACGAGACCGGTGTTATTTAGAGCACATCTTCGTATAGCCGTGGCAGTTGCGGGATCTGAAGATGCCTTGTCTGCAAGACTTTCCGGTGCCCCAGCAAGGAAGGTCAAGCCTTTCAACAACGAAAAAAAGAACCTCAATAATGGACATAACTTTGAACTGTTATATTAAAGCAActacaagtagaaagagcaatcagagattacAGACCTCTGCCTATGAAAAGTGATAACATTTTACTCTGAGTGATTTCAGACCTCCAGCAACGAAGATTGTTAAAAatttactaaagtctacggaccaagctttccctttttcatacacTGAccctgaatgaatctactgtacttaataataataataataataataataaccagattcGCGATCTTGTTCCGGATCAcctacaaaatttaatgggttcttccagaGCATAATATCCGATGTTAGAATTTAGTAAAAATCCgataagttttgacgtaatcctactaacaaataaacaaacaaacaaataaatatataaaagcagGTCATTTTAtatccttggtggaggtaataaagtaTACAATAATGGAACAGTTttgataatgaaaatcataaatgaaaatggCCATACATCTATGCTGAGAAATAGTGTTTCGAATCAGCATGCATTTTACAAGTGTACGGATGGATTCATGTTGTAAGTTAAAATCAAAACAAACTGTACATATTTACCAACACTCATGAAGAACTGAGGTCCCAACGCAGCTCCTGTGGCATTGGTGCAGACGGTGATGGCCTTGACAGGGCCTCCGGGCGGAGAAAAGATTGTACTTATGGGCGAGCACATGCCCTTCTTCAGTTGGCACACCATCAGTGAATCGGTTAAGGGACATAATGAGGCTGAAAAGGGTCAATTAGAAAAGATAAGCTAATTaatcttctggagagagagagagagagagagagagagagagagagagagagagagagagagagagagagagagagacttgatagctTTACCATTTTGTTGCTCTTCAATCTAACAATATTTTGCTTATTTTCGTTATTGAAACTATAAGTTCAATAATGTCATTTTGGCTCGCTTCACACAAGCGAAATTTTTTtccgtgcggaaatatttccgctcgttaggagtcatgtcttacactgttaaatatttacattgaaaaaaagtaaatgcctggaaacatttattcaagaattttttttttcgttttgaaaagtgatatattgacgtaaaggagtgatattacgatcaccaacccgtagaagataacaaagtagggtacaaattaaggtcgcctgtattttactgaaatacggctgagaacagtatatttttacggagaattttcgattaaaattatgttttttctttttttaaatagtgtATCTAAATGtattagagaaaaaataataataaacaaaatgaaaataaacgtAAAGATTAATCAGTAAATAGATTTACCACCAGTCGATTAAAcattatgtatgatgtatattatcaatatcattatcaaaattatcattgcaattttatttttcgttttcgtttatgtgatcggtgttactgtggacatgagtcagggtaggacaatgaaacaatctcgaacagatttagtagatttgagaacaaagccctcagaagtatattgggagttaaatgacaggacagggttagaaatgaaaccataagagagataatatagtgccatatgtggatgagatcatgatgaggggtagatggagatggttatgccatgttcttcgcattcccaaagagagattagctcaccaaactttcaactgggctccataaggaactagaaaagttggaagacccaggcgtatatggctgaggactatgaagcgtgaagtacactgttagaaaaaaaaaacataattttaataggaatttccccgtaaaaatatactgttttcaaccgtatttcagtaaaatacatgcgaccgtaattttacctgactatgttattatctttcacgggttggtgaccgtaatattactcctttacgtcaatatacccgttttttaaaacagaaaaaatcctggaataaatgttgccagaaatttaccgctttttaatgcaaatttttaattgtgtaggagatgatgaatggaaaattattgatttaaaagctcacgatagagacgactggcggaacctaaccgaggccctttgcgtcaatagatgtaggaggagatgatggtgatataaaCTTACTATCCATCCACGGCGATGAAGTCGACGAGGTTGGAGGAGAGACTTGAGTTGTTGCCGACGCCGTCCCGAGTAGCAAAAGAAGCAGTATGGACCCCATTGAATGTTCCGCCATTTTCCTATcgtaaaaaaaactaatttgatatataagaaaatttactaAAGCAATAATATGCATAACTATagattgtatacatataaatatacacgacACCTCAAATACTCCTATCTCTGCGATGTGTACATGAGGAGTAACGTGAATTTAAACTTCTTGATACATCTACTGCAGCTGTCTGGAATAGAAAAAAAGGTTTTTCTGTGCGCAATCAcacttcaaatacacacacacacatagctaaagagactctttagctatggtaagcagctcttctaggagaaggacactccaaaatcaaaccattaatgtctactcttgggtagtgccatagcctctgtaccatggtcttccactgtcttgggttagagttctcttgcttgagggtacactcgggcactatattctactaatttctcttcctcttgttttgttaaagtttttatagtttatataggaaatatttattttaatgttactgttcttaatattttatttttccttgtttcctttcctcactgggctattttccctgttggggcccttgggcttatagcatcttgcttttacaactagggttgtagcttagcaaataataataataataataataataataataataataataacaatatatatatagtgtatatatatatatatatatatatatatatatatatatatatatatatatatatatatatatatatatatatatatatactgtatatatatcagacATTTCTGAATGAGGGTAcctatgttcagcaaagctgtactagtcaaggccacccatactaggttagtttgtcgtaagcgatcagaccaaaatttccccccatcaccaattcgcagtagcCAGCGTGGCTATGAAAAGTGGCTAGACCCCAGAAataaataatgacatgtctgaggcctttgtcctacagtgggcttgaagcggctgcatttgttaatattattgaatattattgttgttttacacacacacacacacacacacacacacacacacatatatatatatatatatatatatatatatatggatgtctcTACAAAACTTAGGACAACAGTCACGGTTAAAGCCCCATATTCAGTCCTCCACATACCAGCTGCACTAAATACCTCTCTAAATTGCTCATCAGGATTGCGTTGATACCCCTACATATCATGCACTATGCTTTAAACTAGTACACTCACTCACAATATGAGGAAATACAGATAAAGTGAACGAGGCTGAAGGTAGTTACAagttttcttcctctgtttttttttcaatcagcgCAATAAAACACATgaagtgtatgtttgtgtgtgtgtatacagtatatatatatatatatatatatatatatatatatatatacatatatatatatatgtacatataatatatatatatatatatatatatatacatatgaatatatacatacctaaacatacacacatgtatatatatatatatatatatatatatatatatatatgtgtgtgtgtgtgtgtatatatatatatatatatatatatatatatatatatatatatatatatatatatatatattatatgtacatatatatatatgtatatatatatatatatatatatatatatatatatatacacatatatatatgtatatatatatatatatatatatatatatatatatatatacacatatatacaaacggATGATACTCACAGTATGTTGTATAACAGTCTCTCCTGGACGGACGTAAAATGAAAAGTCATCTCATCTTTGAACCCTTTATATACCCTCGGTTCAACACGTACAAACGAACGCACTGTAAGgacacacgtctctctctctctctctctctctctctctctctctctctctctctctctctctctctctctctcttttaagattcTTAACGTCTTTGTGCCTTCTTATGTTATATAAAGCCATTTCGAGTttctaaattttaattttgaataaaatcgGAAATTCAAAATTGTAAAAATGTCATATAGTTATTAATTATGATCTTAAAAATTACTCTTATTTATctattcaagaaaataaaatttattatcctCGATATTGaagatttgtatattattattattattattattattattaaatgctaagctacaaccctagttggaaaagcaggatgctataagcccaggggccccaacagggaaaatagcccagtgaggaaaggaaataaagaaaaataaaatattttaagtattgtaacattaaaataaatatttcctataaaaactataaaaactttaacaaaacaagaggaagagaaactagataaaagtgtgcccgattgtaccctcaagcaagagaactctaacccaagacagtggaaggccatggtacagaggttatggcactacccaagactagagaacaattgtttgattttggagtgtccttctcctagaagagctgcttaccatagctgaagagtctcttctacccttaccaagaggaaagtagccactgaataattacagtgcagtagttaaccccttgagtgaagagaaattgtttggcaatctcagtgttgtcaggtgtatgaggacagaggagaatctgtaaagaataggccagactattctgtgtctgtgtaggcaacgggaaagaaccgtaaccagagagaagggtcctatgtagtactgtctggccagtcaaaggaccccataactctctagcggtagtattccaacgggcggttggtgcccaggccaatatCCGTttattcatctcttcctacgcctaatgacggaAAGGGTctctgttaaatttcgccaatcgtctctatattgagcttttcaatcaatactatCTTTCTCCGTTTATTATAGGTTTACATATTCAATTTCAAAAGCTTCTAGAAAATAGAACGTAAACAgattttaaaatacttttttctCAAAAGAAACCTCTTCATAATAAGCTATAAACATTATTCGATACTCCTCGGTAAGATATTACTGATTACGAGTGAAATTCATTAGCCTTTACTTTACATATTTAACTGAATGTACAAAAGAAACTAAGTAACTTTTCTATAATCAGCAAAATTTAATATGATCTCGTATTTCACGAATGTGTTTCCATGACATGAGAAACTGCTTTCAAGTATAACAAAgaaccaggaaaaaggaaaaactcTGTGGGGAaattaacaatagaaataaaatagagggAATAGGAGTAGACTAACGATTGACAGTAGAGGAATAGAAGTTGAAAGAGGAATTGTCGtttcggttgagagagagagagcgagagagagagagagagagagagagagagagagatgcgttcatatactgtaaatatgaatCACAGTTCCGGTGGCCGGGTGGATAGCATGGTGGAACTGGCAAATTaattcaaccagagagagagagagagagagagagatatgcgttcatatactgtaaatataaatcacAGTACCGGTGGCCAAGTGGATAGCATGGTGGAACTGACGAATTCATTTCACCAGATCGAATCTTTTTGATGGGTggcaggaagatgatgatgatgatgatgatgatgataatgatgatgagagagagagagagagagagagagagagagagagagagagagagagagagagagagagagagagagagagcgaataggAACGTGACGAAAAGTGTCCTCGGGAACTTTAATTCAGCTCCTCAGCAGAGAAATCCGCCCCGTGCTTCgagcgcttccagaagactaaaacctGCCAGGAGTCCCTTTTGTTAAGCGTCACAAGACTCGTTTAGCGACAATGATTCGTCGTATTTACAAATCCTCCCTTTTAACACATCTCGGTATTATGAGCGTCAATAGAATCTGGGGATTAATCTGAGAGGTTTTTTCAATGATGATTCGTCTTACCTCGTGACCTGTTAAGATGTCCTGAAGATGAGGTTTGATTTCGATTTGAAAGTTTGCTTTTCGTTAATTGATGTTTTCTGTTTTCTTATGGGGCTAATTAGGAACACCAATTAATCAATTAATGTGTTTTATTTTCCTATCTATCTCTGTTTTATAACTGGCTTTTTATTTGAGATTATCAGGGAAATATTGAAtgcaaaaagaggagagagaggagagtgagagagagagagagagagagagagagagagagagagagagagagagcgaacgttatatatatatatatattatatatatatatatatatatatatatatatatataaatataaatatatacatatatatatatatacatatatatatatatatatatatatatatatatatatgtatatatacatatatgtatatatacatatatatgcatatatatatgtatatatatatatatatatatatatacatatatatatatgtgtatatatatgtatatatatgtatatatttattatttatatatatatatattatatatatatatatatatacagcatatatatctgtatatatatatatatatatatatgtatatatatatatatatatataatgtatatgcatatatatatgtatatatatacatatatatatgtatatatatatatatatatatatatatatacagtatatatatctggtatatatatatatatatatattatatatatatatatactatattatatatatatatattgtagggatTAGTTAATTTCGGGGAAAATTATAAGAGAATTTCCTCAACATCAAAAGAGTTGAGAAAGTAAAACCGGAATCACCAGAAATGGATCATCCGCTAACAGTAACAAAAAGGGAAAGATTTAAAGGAATATAAAATCAAAGATAAAGTTGAATATAGggatgagatagatagatagatagatagatagacagatagatagatatattctttatctcagtgagaataccttcagtCAAAATTGCTAGAGATAAAATGATTAAGTTTTCGCTTCAGAATCTCAGAATAGATACGATGAAATAAGATAaacttgatagatagatagatagatagatagatcatttaTCTCATTAGGAATACCTTCAAGCAGAATTgcttaaaatataattattaatagttaTCACTTCAGAAtatcataatatacagtatacgatGAAGCAGTACACTTTCAATAACCAGAATAACAAGATGTGgcatgtaaaaaaaagaatatatatatatatatatatatagtatatatatatataatatatatatatatatatatatattatatgtatatatatgtagatatatatatatatatatatatataatatatatatgtatatgtacacacacacacatatatatatatatatatatatatatatatatatatataatatatataaatatatatgtgtatatatatatatatgcatgtatacacacacacatataaatatatatatattatatatatatatatatatatatatatatatatatatatatatatatatatatatgtgtgtgtgtgtgtgtgtgcgtgtgcgtgtggtgtgtgtaTTTTTCCAAACAGAATAGCGTACAAAAATCACCTAAGCTATGAAATTTCTCTAAACAAGATAAGATATAGGATATCTTTATACGAAtaattattcaaacaaaataccgTTACGATTTATCCAAGATGTAGTATTTCTCAAAAAAAAGTAGTATACAGAATAATCTCTTATCTGAAACCTCTATTTTCAAATCATATAGAACGCATAATAACCTATAGATTGTGGTAACCTACTTGAAACACCGTCTAGCGATCTGCtaaactggggttcaagacccactaaagctcgatagttctctctctctctctctctctctctctctctctctctctctctctctctctctctctctctctctctctctctctctctctttaagtgtctgcaacctcaccatccttacgagaTGAGGATGGAtaatttggggagcctataagtctacctgctgagtctacctgctgagtcatcaccagtcaATGCCTtgcccctcctggtcctagcttgagtggagagggggcttggacgttgattatatgcatatatggtcagtctcttgggcattgtcactgtcccttgcctcggctattcatgagtgacctttaaacgtgtTACTAATTCAAAGAAATATAGTAACCCAAGATACGTATTAAAAATGGCCTACAGAATAATCTATGGAGCAGTTATTcaaacaaaatatcaaataattgaAATAGAAAACCAGTAATTCAATCAGGTGGTAAACCTCTTCTTGTACGAATGCCaggacaataaataaataaaaaaaaaatggcctacaGAATAATCTATGGAGCAGTTATTcaaacaaaatatcaaataattgaAATAGAAAACCAGTAATTCAATCAGGTGGTAAACCTCTTCTTGTACGAATGCCaggacaataaataaataaaaaaaaaaaaatggcctacaGAATAATCTATGGAGCAGTTATTcaaacaaaatatcaaataattgaAATAGAAAACCAGTAATTCAATCAGGTGGTAAACCTCTTCTTGTACGAATGCcaggttaatagaaaaaaaaaatgagataatgaGATAATAAAAACCTTCTACATATCTTTGAATGAATAATCTTACAACATTCACTCACTAACTAAAGTCTGTTTAATTGCCATTTTATCGGTTTACATGGATTGAGAAACATTAAAATGAGGAGAAAGAAAGATCAGCAGATTTCAGGCTGATCAgtaaattaatttgtatttaataGCTAGATATTTTCAAGATATcaaaaagaaaatcatttatataaatgcacacatacatacatacatacatgcacacacacacacacacacacatatatatatatatatatatatatatatatatatatatgacaaaaagaataacagataggttcctagagattgcataagaagaAGGGAATGGAAGAGAAGACGTTGAATTGACGAGTCAAGAAAATTTGCGCTTATAAACTGGCGTAGGAAGACCTTAAGCATACACGAATAGaatggacatgtctggggcctttgttctgtagtggactagcaatagccgataatatatatatatatatatatatatatatatatatatatatataggcctatatatgtgtgtgcgtgtgtgtgcattctACTGCCATTAATATTGCTAATTCTACTTCTTTTAAGTGTATAAAACTTTGGATTGTTTCCCAATTTTAAATTGGCATTAAGTAAATAAATAGGTAACAACGTTGATCACATGCCACGGAAGGTGGGGGGAGAAAAATCATGGGG
Protein-coding regions in this window:
- the LOC137617055 gene encoding uncharacterized PE-PGRS family protein PE_PGRS10-like, whose amino-acid sequence is MTFHFTSVQERLLYNILKMAEHSMGSILLLLLLGTASATTQVSPPTSSTSSPWMDTSLCPLTDSLMVCQLKKGMCSPISTIFSPPGGPVKAITVCTNATGAALGPQFFMSVGLTFLAGAPESLADKASSDPATATAIRRCALNNTGLLNPDLLTLNRTAVSDSLSGAFITSDLGAAVAAAVASCPEPVDYKLTDFIHCLKVACMSNVAVTPFMSEATSLLTGAGAPAAAAAALVAAKKPPVPKTASSGAAAGGAFPYAGAAGGASGAGAFPYAGAAGGAGAFPYAGAAGGAGAFPFAGAAGGASGAGSFPFAGAAGGASGAGAFPYAGAASGASGASGAASGAGAFPYTGAAGGASGAGAFPYAGSSGAAGSAAGTSSASAPKTT